One region of Lytechinus pictus isolate F3 Inbred chromosome 8, Lp3.0, whole genome shotgun sequence genomic DNA includes:
- the LOC129267350 gene encoding integumentary mucin A.1-like — protein MNLGYMIFILLHLSSLLHNESADAHPAKRRIGPLFSDLGLIGGRRYQKRSGSKSGSSSGGSNSGSRSGSNSRIRSGSRSESNDSSDERFRKKYPSATLPTITVTTLPRTMPPRFTTARTAATTTTPPPPTTPPGTTVTTSMTPTVRVETTELTTSNNPITPATPTTPTATTTPITSRSPTTPTTSTTTNTPTIITTPTKPTIPTTPTTPTIQTTPRTPTTPITPTTPSTPTTLTTPTTPTTTITTTPTTPTKPTTTTTPTTPTTPTTPTTPTTPTTSTTPTTTTTSTTPTTPTTPTNPTTPTTTTTPTTTTSPTTTTTPTTPTTQTTPTTPTTPTTPTTPTTPPSTTRCIRRGDICPGE, from the exons ATGAACCTTGGATATATGATCTTCATCTTACTGCATTTATCATCTCTGTTACATAATGAATCAGCAGATG CTCATCCAGCTAAACGCAGGATCGGACCTCTCTTCTCTGACTTGGGCCTCATCGGTGGAAGGAGATATCAGAAAAGATCAGGAAGCAAGAGTGGAAGCAGCAGCGGTGGAAGCAACAGTGGTAGCAGAAGTGGTAGCAACAGTCGTATCAGGAGTGGTAGCAGAAGTGAGAGCAATGATTCATCCGACGAGCGTTTCAGAAAGAAGTATCCCTCAGCAACCCTTCCTACCATAACAGTGACAACACTTCCCAGAACCATGCCACCAAGATTCACAACAGCTCGCACGGCAGCTACAACGACTACACCGCCACCACCAACGACACCACCAGGAACGACTGTGACAACCTCTATGACGCCTACAGTTCGAGTAGAAACTACGGAGCTTACCACTTCAAACAATCCAATCACGCCAGCCACTCCTACGACGCCGACAGCAACTACAACTCCTATCACATCCAGATCTCCAACCACACCTACCACTTCCACTACAACCAACACCCCAACGATAATTACAACACCTACAAAGCCTACAATCCCCACCACTCCTACAACTCCTACCATCCAAACGACTCCCAGGACACCCACGACACCAATCACTCCTACAACGCCTTCGACACCAACAACACTAACTACCCCCACGACTCctacaacaacaataacaacgaCGCCAACTACTCCTACAAAACCTACTACTACGACGACACCTACCACTCCTACGACACCAACTACCCCTACGACACCTACGACTCCTACGACATCAACTACCCCTACAACAACCACAACATCGACGACACCTACGACTCCTACGACACCAACTAACCCTACGACTCCTACAACAACAACGACGCCAACTACTACTACATCACCTACTACTACGACGACACCTACGACTCCTACGACACAAACAACCCCAACCACCCCTACAACACCTACGACTCCTACCACACCTACCACTCCACCAAGTACTACCAGGTGTATACGTCGAGGAGATATTTGCCCAGGAGAGTGA